In Ananas comosus cultivar F153 linkage group 7, ASM154086v1, whole genome shotgun sequence, the sequence ACAGGAAAATTCAACCACAAAAGATGCCTATATGCATGAGATGGATTAGATCACCTCGCATCGTATTTTTATTCTATCTGCTATATCATAGCAGCGTGTGTTTCCCTAAAACAGGATTCGATTATATGTAAGATATGTTATATCTTAGCAGCGTGTGTTTTCCTAAAGCAGCATTCGATTATATGTAAGATTGCTTCCAGACCAGCTCCTAAAAGATCAATCTTCCACGTATATTTGAGATTGCCAACTACATACTCTTCTGGCTCTGAGGTGTTAAGATCGTGCCAGCTGTTTCATTTCGCCATCCCAACCTCTTTTAACTAATTGTGTTGTTACGATAAGGTATTGCAGGTAAAAACATATGGTTTACTTTAAGAATGTTTAATGAAACTCAAACAAAGGAACTTCATCTgacaaaaagaaagcaaaagcaATCAAACATTGCAATAACTGCTTGATGTACTACAATAATAAGTTATGATACCTGACATGCTAATAATAACCCATCGCATGATCTTTCAGGTATGCTTAGCACATCCACCAGGCACAACTTGCTCGGTTGAATGATTGAGTTGAAATTCGACCAGGTGCAAACTTGATCCTCTTATTATCCATTCTCCAATAAGTGGATGCGCCTTTGAAGAATCAAAGGTGGATCCCATTTTGATGATGCTCTGCACCTTTGTAACTCGAGCACAGATCGTTCAGTCCAGATGAAAAAAAGGGGGGCGGAATTGTCACGGTTTCTGTGCTCATTACGGCTTTCAATATCAATCCTCTATGAAGACAAAACACTTCACGTCCTACTAGAGTAGCTAAGATCATTTCCATCTTCATCGTCACTCTCCTCATCCTCCGAATAAATGCGAGAACCAGGCGACAACTCTTCTTCCCCttcctcatcatcatcttcatcatcatcatcatcatcataatcctcatcctcttcatctttaTCACCAACTCCGCCATCAGCTCCAGCAACCGGTGCGGCGACCCTCCGTGATTTCTGATCCTTCTTCTTGCCAGCAGCCTCCTTGCCCATATGCATGAGATGAATGTACTGATACCGCAACCCCATCACGGGATGCTTCTCCACCAGGAGATCCCTACGGTAGGCCTCTCTGAGCACCACGGTCTGCGTCCTGAGCTTATTCGATACGTAGAATATCCCCGGGTGGTGGGCGATCACCTTCCGGAATCCCGGCGGAAGCCCTAGATGCTCTCCCAATAGAACCAAGTTCTCCTTCTCGGTCTTCTTGCTAATCAGCAAGCTGAGCACCTCATGGAGCACCCCGACCGTCCATTTCTCCGCGAGGTCGCTCTTCGGGGGGAGGTGGGAGGCGTTCTCGTAGGGGGAGATGTAGGGGAGCTTCTGCCACTCGTCGAGCCAATTCCGGACCTTCTTCTCGAGGTCAAAGCCGCGGGAGAAGTGGAGGGGGAAGGGGAGGGGGGCGCCCTTGGTGTAGCCCCCCGTGCGGGCGGCGTAGCGCTCCATGGCAGAGACGGCGAGGTCGCGGCTGTAGCAGACGAGCTCGAGGTCGAGGGCGTTGGCGTTGGCGCGGGCGGGGGCGAGGCGGAAGAAGTCGGGGTAGTCGGGGAGGAGGGAGCGGGGGAAGTCGCGGGGGAGGCCGAGGTCCCAGCGGAGGCGGTGGATGACGGGGTGGGGACgagaggaggacgacgacgacgaggggaGGTCTTCGAGGAAGGCGGAGGGGAAGAGGCGGATGAAGCGGATGGCGCGGAAGGGGAGGCGGAGATCGGAGCGGCGCGCGGCGacggaggagagggggagggacggagacggagaaggagaaggagaggaggatgcggcggagaggaggaggaggtcttTGAGGGCGTGGAAGGGTTGGAGGTGCTTTTCCTTCTCCACGGCGTGGTC encodes:
- the LOC109713457 gene encoding protein ROOT PRIMORDIUM DEFECTIVE 1-like, encoding MPPTLPLHRRRLLLPSHHYGDQIRTFVDARVKWVRDRALDHAVEKEKHLQPFHALKDLLLLSAASSSPSPSPSPSLPLSSVAARRSDLRLPFRAIRFIRLFPSAFLEDLPSSSSSSSRPHPVIHRLRWDLGLPRDFPRSLLPDYPDFFRLAPARANANALDLELVCYSRDLAVSAMERYAARTGGYTKGAPLPFPLHFSRGFDLEKKVRNWLDEWQKLPYISPYENASHLPPKSDLAEKWTVGVLHEVLSLLISKKTEKENLVLLGEHLGLPPGFRKVIAHHPGIFYVSNKLRTQTVVLREAYRRDLLVEKHPVMGLRYQYIHLMHMGKEAAGKKKDQKSRRVAAPVAGADGGVGDKDEEDEDYDDDDDDEDDDEEGEEELSPGSRIYSEDEESDDEDGNDLSYSSRT